A stretch of Ipomoea triloba cultivar NCNSP0323 chromosome 13, ASM357664v1 DNA encodes these proteins:
- the LOC116002536 gene encoding double-stranded RNA-binding protein 2-like has product MYKNQLQELAQRSCFNLPSYSCIREGPDHAPRFKAKVNFNGEIFESPNFFSTLRQAEHASAEIALKTLSQRGPSRALAARVLDETGVYKNLLQETAHRAGLNLPLYTTVRSGPGCAPLFTCSVELAGMSFKGEPAKTKKQAQKSAAMAAWFSLKNLSQQDSSGCSSSDGGKDEQEQVTVARYLSKFKLPERRRPLKAPVKNDVIPYHASRSIDRLQHQNYTYFPLSPDMSTYQNWHHHGMTLPSYLLSSPSAPSSISGPQIFPFVQSIFQSGIGPYIFPREREPVPLIQGGPFFYMAGDLMPACSNNSRVRIEEIEENSQVEEEWRNKDINSSCPRISQSSIASGSQGDVLKYPNEYASMRVRAQTCNREEFSWLSPGFLQNNPGAIAMNQPALHQQNANYSSFSPSRAQGTHAWRSSSPRPTRGPTLVPPETSQRNINAIATARSSASATLGVPRTASFSSRPSRTTVPSYSTRPWLERSLVPCTRTIAPAVQIRSVVPVCSAPAQRVPPAISQGPSSSKGDTRQTKETSVDISAASSEFSRLQI; this is encoded by the exons ATGTATAAGAACCAACTTCAAGAATTAGCTCAGAGAAGCTGCTTCAACTTGCCATCCTACTCATGTATACGAGAAGGACCTGATCATGCCCCTCGCTTCAAAGCCAAAGTAAATTTTAACGGCGAAATCTTTGAGAGCCCAAACTTCTTCTCGACCTTGAGACAAGCAGAACATGCTTCAGCTGAGATTGCGCTTAAAACACTCTCACAGAGAGGCCCTTCAAGAGCATTAGCTGCAAGAGTTTTG GATGAGACGGGAGTTTACAAAAATTTGCTTCAAGAAACTGCTCACAGGGCCGGGTTAAATCTTCCACTTTATACCACTGTTAGATCTGGGCCGGGATGTGCTCCACTTTTTACTTGCTCAGTCGAACTTGCTGGGATGAGTTTCAAAGGAGAGCCGGCAAAAACCAAGAAGCAAGCACAAAAAAGTGCTGCAATGGCTGCTTGGTTTTCCTTGAAGAATC TGTCACAGCAAGATTCTTCTGGCTGCTCTTCGTCTGATGGAGGAAAGGATGAGCAAGAGCAAGTAACCGTTGCTCGCTACCTTTCCAAATTTAAATTACCGGAAAGAAGGAGACCGCTAAAGGCTCCTGTTAAGAACGACGTGATCCCATATCACGCCAGCAGATCAATCGACAGACTGCAGCATCAAAATTACACGTATTTTCCTCTCTCCCCAGACATGTCTACATATCAAAATTGGCATCATCATGGAATGACGCTTCCAAGCTACCTCCTGAGCTCGCCTTCAGCTCCCTCGTCCATCTCCGGGCCTCAAATTTTCCCTTTTGTACAGTCCATTTTCCAGTCCGGCATCGGCCCATATATCTTCCCGAGGGAACGAGAACCTGTCCCGTTGATACAAGGTGGTCCGTTTTTCTACATGGCTGGTGATTTGATGCCAGCTTGTTCTAATAATTCCCGGGTTAGAATAGAAGAAATAGAAGAAAACAGCCAAGTCGAAGAAGAGTGGCGGAACAAGGATATAAATTCCAGTTGCCCGAGGATCAGCCAATCCTCCATTGCCAGTGGTTCTCAGGGCGATGTTCTGAAATATCCAAATGAGTATGCCAGTATGAGGGTGCGAGCACAAACGTGTAACCGTGAAGAATTCAGTTGGCTCTCTCCTGGTTTTCTGCAAAACAACCCCGGAGCAATAGCGATGAATCAGCCCGCGTTACACCAACAAAACGCAAACTACTCGAGCTTCTCGCCATCTCGAGCTCAAGGCACACACGCATGGAGGTCTAGTTCTCCTCGACCAACAAGGGGTCCTACATTAGTTCCACCCGAAACATCTCAGAGGAACATAAACGCCATTGCCACTGCAAGATCTTCAGCTAGTGCCACACTCGGTGTTCCAAGAACCGCTAGTTTTTCTTCCCGACCAAGCAGGACCACAGTTCCTTCATATTCAACCAGACCGTGGCTGGAAAGAAGCCTAGTGCCCTGCACAAGGACCATCGCCCCAGCTGTCCAAATCCGATCAGTCGTACCAGTATGTTCAGCTCCTGCTCAGCGAGTTCCACCCGCCATCAGCCAGGGCCCATCATCTTCCAAAGGCGACACCAGGCAAACCAAAGAAACCTCTGTTGACATTTCAGCAGCAAGTTCAGAGTTTTCGAGGCTCCAAATATGA
- the LOC116002733 gene encoding tubby-like F-box protein 6, which translates to MKWNYGSRSRSRHSSAVAAEEPSEVFLGGGCEGLRRSLWADMPIELLREVLIRVEECEAKWPLRKSVVACAGVCRSWREILKEVVQTPEVSGRITFPIAVKQPGPRDTMMQCFLKRSNTSQTFHLYLNLSQALTDDGKFLLAARKYRRTTCTDYIISLHAGDMSKARGNYLGKLRSNFLGTKFTVYDASPPVTRAKMVRSHNTSPGALKHIIPRVPVGNYEVAHISYELNGLAARGPRKMQCVMDTIPASSIKPGGVAPTQTDFPILSGDSFPTIPFFRSKSTCSEKFLSRSSERQTDGSLVLKNKAPRWHEQLQCWCLNFHGRVTVASVKNFQLVASPENGVAGPECEKVILQFGKVAKDVFTMDFRYPLSPFLAFAICLSNFDSKLACE; encoded by the exons ATGAAGTGGAATTATGGGTCCAGGTCTAGGAGCCGCCATAGCTCGGCCGTGGCGGCGGAGGAGCCGTCGGAGGTGTTTCTGGGTGGTGGGTGTGAGGGTTTGAGGCGGAGCTTGTGGGCTGACATGCCCATAGAGCTGTTGAGGGAGGTGTTGATTAGGGTTGAAGAGTGTGAGGCAAAGTGGCCCTTGAGGAAGAGTGTGGTGGCTTGTGCTGGGGTTTGTAGGAGCTGGAGGGAGATCTTGAAGGAGGTGGTTCAGACCCCTGAAGTTAGTGGCAGAATCACTTTTCCCATTGCAGTAAAGCAG CCTGGCCCAAGAGACACTATGATGCAGTGCTTTCTAAAGCGGAGCAACACTTCACAGACATTTCATCTTTACCTCAATTTGTCTCAAG CATTGACTGATGACGGGAAGTTTCTACTTGCGGCTCGCAAGTATAGGCGAACAACGTGCACAGACTACATTATATCTCTCCATGCCGGTGATATGTCAAAGGCAAGGGGCAATTATCTAGGAAAACTGAG GTCGAATTTTCTGGGGACCAAGTTTACGGTGTATGATGCTTCACCGCCCGTTACGAGAGCTAAAATGGTGAGAAGTCACAATACTAGCCCGGGGGCCTTGAAACATATCATCCCAAGAGTACCCGTTGGAAACTATGAAGTCGCTCACATTTCATATGAGTTGAATGGACTTGCAGCCAG GGGTCCACGGAAAATGCAGTGTGTTATGGATACTATCCCGGCATCTTCGATTAAACCAGGAGGCGTAGCTCCCACACAGACCGACTTTCCAATTTTGAGCGGTGATTCCTTTCCAACAATACCCTTTTTCAGGTCAAAATCAACGTGCTCGGAGAAATTCCTGTCCAGATCATCGGAGAGGCAAACGGACGGATCGCTAGTTTTAAAAAACAAGGCTCCCCGATGGCACGAGCAGCTCCAGTGTTGGTGCCTAAACTTTCACGGACGAGTAACAGTTGCTTCGGTGAAAAACTTTCAGTTGGTAGCTTCTCCCGAGAACGGGGTGGCGGGGCCCGAATGTGAGAAGGTCATTCTACAGTTCGGGAAAGTAGCGAAGGATGTCTTCACAATGGATTTTCGCTACCCGTTATCGCCATTTCTTGCATTTGCCATCTGTCTTAGCAACTTCGACTCCAAGTTAGCGTGTGAATAA
- the LOC116001644 gene encoding sodium/hydrogen exchanger 2-like — translation MGVDVGTLLSKMNLLTTSDHGSVVSINLFVALICACIIIGHLLEESRWMNESITALMIGICTGVVILLTSGGTSSHILVFSEDLFFIYLLPPIIFNAGFQVKKKQFFRNISTIMLFGALGTLISFIIISLGAIGIFKKMNIGSLEIGDYLAIGAIFSATDSVCTLQVLNQDETPLLYSLVFGEGVVNDATSIVLFNAVQNFDLSNINTLVVLQLFGNFLYLFILSTLLGVVAGLLSAYIIKKLYFGRHSTDREIAIMICMAYLSYMLSELFSLSAILTVFFSGIVMSHYTWHNVTESSRVTTKHAFATLSFIAEIFIFLYVGMDALDIEKWKFVSDSPGTSVEVSSILLGLVLVGRAAFVFPLSFLSNLIKKSRGEKIGFRQQFIIWWAGLMRGAVSMALAYNQFTRSGYTQLRENAIMITSTITVVLFSTVVFGLITKPLIRILLPSPKHLSRMVSSEPVTPKSFTVPLLDSEVDLDGHVPPRPNSLRMLLTTPSHTIHYYWRKFDDAFMRPVFGGRGFVPYVPGSPTEQNEPQWQ, via the exons ATGGGAGTTGACGTTGGGACACTATTGTCGAAGATGAATCTGTTAACAACCTCCGATCATGGCTCAGTGGTGTCCATAAACCTATTTGTGGCTCTTATCTGTGCGTGTATCATTATTGGCCATCTCTTGGAAGAAAGCCGTTGGATGAATGAATCCATTACTGCTCTCATGATT GGAATATGTACTGGTGTTGTTATTCTACTTACCTCCGGAGGAACAAGCTCACATATTTTAGTTTTCAGTGAAGATCTTTTCTTCATCTATCTTCTTCCACCAATCATTTTTAATGCAGG GTTTCAGGtgaaaaagaaacaattttttCGTAATATCTCAACTATTATGCTTTTTGGAGCACTTGGTACCTTGATATCCTTTATCATCATATCATTGG GAGCTATTGGCATCttcaaaaaaatgaatattggCTCTCTCGAGATAGGAGATTATCTTG CAATTGGAGCAATCTTCTCTGCAACAGATTCTGTGTGCACTTTGCAA GTACTCAATCAGGATGAAACACCTCTACTCTACAGTCTAGTTTTTGGGGAAGGAGTTGTAAATGATGCCACGTCCATTGTCCTGTTCAATGCAGTTCAGAACTTTGACTTATCTAACATAAACACTTTGGTGGTTCTGCAATTATTTGGAAACTTTCTGTACTTATTTATCTTGAGCACTCTCCTTGGAGTCGTC GCGGGTTTGCTGAGTGCATATATTATTAAGAAGCTCTACTTTGGAAG gcattCCACTGATCGTGAGATTGCTATTATGATTTGTATGGCTTATTTATCATATATGCTCTCTGAA TTATTTTCTTTAAGTGCCATCCTCACTGTCTTCTTCAGTGGGATTGTGATGTCACATTACACCTGGCACAATGTCACTGAAAGTTCTAGAGTCACAACCAA GCATGCATTTGCTACATTGTCGTTTATTGCTGAGATATTTATATTCCTTTATGTTGGCATGGATGCTTTAGACATTGAAAAATGGAAGTTTGTAAGTGACAG CCCCGGAACATCAGTTGAAGTTAGCTCAATACTTTTGGGTCTGGTTTTGGTTGGAAGAGCAGCTTTTGTATTCCCCTTATCATTTTTGTCCAACTTGATCAAGAAGTCCCGGGGTGAAAAGATTGGATTTAGGCAGCAG TTTATAATATGGTGGGCTGGGCTTATGCGAGGTGCTGTTTCAATGGCTCTTGCATATAACCAG TTTACAAGGTCTGGCTACACCCAGTTACGTGAGAATGCAATAATGATCACGAGCACAATTACAGTTGTTCTTTTCAGCACTGTG GTTTTTGGTTTGATAACCAAACCTTTGATCAGAATCTTGCTGCCCTCACCAAAACACCTAAGCAGAATGGTGTCTTCCGAACCAGTCACTCCAAAATCATTCACTGTGCCTCTTCTGGATTCAGAGGTCGACCTAGATGGCCACGTGCCACCACGTCCAAACAGCTTGCGCATGCTGCTGACAACACCGTCCCACACGATCCACTACTATTGGAGAAAATTCGACGATGCATTCATGCGACCTGTCTTTGGTGGACGAGGCTTTGTACCATATGTCCCTGGCTCACCTACTGAACAGAATGAACCACAATGGCAGTGA
- the LOC116001455 gene encoding uncharacterized protein LOC116001455, which yields MLLRYKVTIRVSDATGNAAFQLWDCECNDLFGKSASELKKSYVEDEMDSFPPEMNVVVHQTLLFKVQYSTDPIKAIVESTYPSFSSIIDDPSYLQKRAILAPTLDVVHSVNEYMSSLNTSDGITYLSCDSTCKSDSNVDMLADVHSPEFLNGINCSGVPNHALTLKVGTPVMLLRNIDHSIGLCNGTRMVITKLGNHVLEARILSGTSAGLFLKKPVFSHGQLYVAVSRVTTPEGLKILICDSESTRKTLTANIVYKEVFQNL from the exons ATGCTCCTGag ATATAAAGTTACCATAAGAGTCTCTGATGCGACTGGGAATGCAGCTTTCCAACTATGGGATTGTGAATGCAATGATTTATTtggaaaatctgcatctgaattaaaaaaatcttatgtGGAG GATGAAATGGATTCGTTTCCCCCAGAAATGAATGTTGTAGTTCACCAAACCCTTCTGTTTAAGGTTCAA TATTCTACAGATCCCATTAAAGCAATTGTGGAAAGCACGTATCCATCATTCTCAAGTATAATTGATGATCCATCGTACTTACAAAAAAGGGCGATATTGGCACCAACACTTGACGTGGTACATTCTgtaaatgaatatatgagttCTTTAAACACGTCTGATGGAATTACATATTTGAGTTGTGATAGTACTTGCAAATCTGATTCTAATGTTGATATGTTAGCTGATGTTCACAGTCCAGAATTTTTAAATGGAATCAACTGTTCAGGTGTACCCAATCATGCATTGACATTGAAAGTTGGCACTCCAGTTATGCTATTAAGAAATATTGACCACTCAATTGGTTTATGTAATGGCACAAGAATGGTAATTACTAAACTTGGAAACCATGTTCTAGAAGCAAGGATATTGTCCGGAACCAGTGCAG GCCTATTCTTGAAAAAACCTGTCTTTAGtcatggacaattatatgttgcaGTTTCTAGGGTCACTACTCCAGAAGGGctgaaaatattgatttgtgaCAGTGAAAGCACCAGAAAAACTTTAACAGCAAACATTGTATACAAGGAAGTTTTTCAGAATTTGTAA